The DNA region CACCTTGGAAGGCTAaagcaaattaaaatcaaatcatGTAATGGGTAAGGCATAGAACATGGAAGCAAGTGGAAATGATTGCACAAAAGATTTGTGCTTCTTCccacaaaattttattttcattcataGTTTTATGAAGCGAATATGGTTGGTTGGTTGTGCAGTAGACAAAGAGATCCATAGGAGATTCACAACCCCAAAACTCTTTCATTGATGATTCGGTTGCAAAAGAGATTTGGAAAGAGCGGGCAGGGGGCCAGGTCGCCAAAAAATTCCACAGTAAATTCACCATTGGCCCTTCCcctctccctttctctctGCACGTTCTTCtgctctcatttttttttttaaaaaaattgtttttctaaattatgaaatcaataaattaattaattggccGTAAAAAAACTAGCCTAGGGtgcaattttcttcttcttgaataGGCCAAGGGTTTACCGCAACTTTTTAAAGATCATGGGCACTATGCAACGAGGCTTCGAGGTTAAGGGACAAACtgcattttactttttttatattatgcTTTTTCAatgtttcaaaaataaaaaaattagaactCGAACTATAACTTGGGGAGAGGGCTGCAGTGGCTTGTTGTCGGGCAATGTATGAGTGTGCAAATACGATAaactattaataattttatcaggcatataaaattaaatatgattttatcaaaatatgcAATGTACATTGGAGCCATTATTTGCCTATTTAAGCTTAAATACCGACCTTAGTGAAAATCGTAAAATGAGCCTTAATAGCTATAGTTTGGAAACAAAAATCTTCATTTTGACTTTTGGTTTTTTAAGAATAACAAGAAAATTATTGCGATATGTGAATCGATTAAATTTCTCTTTAGGTTTGCATATGCTAATCAAATTTGTATCCAAAATCTTTAAAAGTAAAAGTTTTAGGTATTAATATCTATTCGACGGTGCATATTTGAATTCATATTTccgcatatatataaataaataaataatatatatatttataagtttCACTCGTCATATATAGTAATCATTCGGAAATACATCACCACAAAACCTATCAATCGATGCAAGTTcattaactaaaaataaatattttaatcttTTCTCTATATCATTGCCTAAGGACACACccacgcacacatatatatcgaTCAAACGAGAATTAGCCTAATCATTATGTTAAGGGCATCTTGTAATCTCacaaaaaaagagagactacAACTCAGTTTTTATATCTTCACCACAACTTGAAATTCTTTGTACATCTTTCTTCAatctctatctatatatatatatatatatatatatataaatttgtacCTCATGCAATAAATAgagttagaaaaataaatgtcaaTAATATATAGGGTTACAAATATAAATGTCTAAATAAGATTTACGGTTAAAATATCATTTATAggataaataagtaaaattcttGCGTTAAATGCATTAAATagtaaaacaattaaaaactatttattagttatttttgGCTATTATTAGCAAAGAAGTATTGcagtttatttataatatgaatttataCGAAGCTCTATAATTTTTTGTCCATTCAATTTTTTACGCTATCAAAATAACATGTACTTTTtatatctaaataatatttagaGTTAAAAGTACTAtaactatatttaatatttttgctGCAAATcttctatatacatataacttTTCTACCATgataataactaaaaaaatattttagataaATTTGGTAAATAAGCTTTTTGctcttatattataattgtagcaattaagtaatgtatatatataagataggTAATATACTAATGAAGAAGTGTTGTGTATTATACTTgttttcgattataaaggaGACACATTGCTTTTAGTACATTGAATGAAAATCTTTAACATCTAATAAAGAGCCACGGGTAGTCCTACTGATTATCGAACTTACGACCTCTTGGTCACCAGGCAAGAGGTACGCGACCGCGTTGTACTGTCTTTTTATGTGCTGCactatattttaatatgttgatttttaagatttaaaaaatgaaaaaaaatctattttcataattttatataatatgaaaaaaaaccgaaatccatcttttatatatatatatatgaatatatatttttatatacattataatataaagaaatgaataaataaataaaaagggataatcttttaatttttatttttctataaaaacGGAGCGAAATGGGCTGGCTTCCCATAATTGGACCAAAAGCTTGGTCGGGTCGTCGAGGTCCCCTTCCTTAATTAGGGTTCCCTTTCCTCCACGGGCACCCCACTCCGCGGGAGTGCCCCTAGCAAAAGACGACCCTCCCCCCGCATCTCCACGAACCCCACGTGACCCTCCCACACCACCTCCCCAAGAGTCGCCCACACGCCACCCTACAACCATTCACGACCCGCCAAGTGGAGGGATCAACCAATCACCTCCCTCCAACAAACGACCCGCGGGTGAGGTGGCGTCCCGTGTGGGGAGGAGGGTATTTGAATCGCCACATGGGGATGAACACAGTCTCTCTTCTCGCTCGCCTCCCAGACTCgttcgctctctctctctctatctatccGTCTTGGCTTGGCGGCGGCTGCGAGGCCCTTTGTCCCCTCCCTCCGGATCTCTCCTCccgccctctctctctctcacatctTAAACCCTAGAAATCTTCCGATCCCTAGGGTTTTTATCCACATATCCTATCGATCTATCTCCATCTCTATCTTTTCCAGTCCCTCAGCTAGTCGGCCGACCGATCCGTTCATCAGCCAGTCCGATGGCCGCCGTTGCTCCCCCTGCAGATCGTATCCTTTTTAATCTTCTTCTCGTGTGGTTTTTGGCTCCGATCCGTTCTGTTTCGGGTATAGGTCTCCTTGCTTGGATTTGGATATTGCCGTCCCTGTTCGTGCTTTGTCCTGTCTGCAGATCCGGCTTTGCTGCTGGTTTCCTGCTTGTTTTTCATCGCCTCGTGCAGTTTGGAGGCGTTAATTGTGCGAATTTTGTGCCGTGTTTGTTGATTGGACGACGGATTTTACTTTTTGGTAGAATCTCTATCGTGGTTTTGCTTCCCATGATGTTGAGTTGTTGATTGCCTTGGTTGATTTTGAGTTGTGATGCAGGTAGTGTTTGGctacttgcttttgctgaatTGGAGTTCCGAGTGATTAGCAGAGAGCTGAATTAGTAAGCTCTATTGTTGCTGGGATGTAGGTTTTCTTTAACTTTGTTTGAAATAGAAGCAGCAGATTTGCTGCAGAAGCTGTCGTTGGATGCTCAGCCGAAACCTTTGGAGATCCCCGAACCAACAAAGAAGGTATTTTATCCTCTGAGATCGTATTTCCACATTTGTTGGTAGGAATATCGGATAATCCTTGTACAGTCCGGAATCGTGTTCAACATCTAGAGTTTATTGCTATGAACCTGTCAATTTCAGTTCTGTGAGTAACTTTTTATCTTATGTGCAGCCTACTGCCAACCAGTATGGACCTGTTGATTCAGCCAATGCTCCGAATGGTCATATCCCTCCGTATGAGCGGTCGTTGACACCGTTGCTGCATGATTTCACTGATCCAACGATGTGTTATCTCCCAAATGGATATCCATCAACAGCGTATTATTACGGAGGTAAGCAATCAGGTGACCAGATATCGAAATCCAGTTGAGGTTTCTCCATATCTTTGTTATTAATTCTTGTTATTGTGTGAATTCTGCTAGGCTATGATGGGACTGGTAACGAGTGGGATGATTTCTCAAGATACGGAAATGCCGAGGGAGTTGATTTGACTTCTGtgagttccttttttttttaaaaaaaatatttggtaGCTTTTGTTGGCCACAGTGGCAGTACCTCCTGTTGATGGTCCCCGACAGTTCTAACACGGGAATgctttttccataattttgtGTTTCAGGGATTTTATGGGGACAATGGGTCTATTATGTATCCCGGTTATGGTTTTGCACCATATGGTCCATACTCTCCTGCAGCTTCACCTGTTCCTGGAAATGAACAGCTTTATGGGACTCAGCACTACCATTATCCATCGCCTTACTTCCAGTCTCTGCCAACTAGTGTACCTAATGCTCCGAATATCTCTGCTCCACAAATGGAAGTTTCTACCTCTGCTCCTACTGACCAGAAGCCTTTGCCCGTTGAGACATTAAATGGGAACTCTAATGGTCCCAAAAGTGGAGGCGCGAAAGGCAATGCTAGGTCGGGTCCCTTGAAAGCCACCCATCCAAACTCTGGTTATAATGCGAACGGTTCCTTCGGAATAGCTTCATTGCCAGGCGGTATAGCTTCTGGGTACCAAGATGTCAGATTTGGATATGATGGGCTAGGTTCCCCTATCTCATGGTCAGATGGGCCAGCTTTTGCAGATGTTCAATCCGGGAGAGTGACCAACACTGGAATGGCTAATTCGATTTCAAATGCCAAGAGTGTTCCATCTTCAAGGAATCAGAATTACCGCCCCAATTCTCATATCATGGTATGAATTGAGAAAGTGTTGATGTTCTATTCTTCCTCTCACGActatttttactgcttttaaaTCCTTTCGACTCATTACTGTCGTAAAGATGTAGGAGAAACATTGCTTTTAGATTGTTTGGATACGATAACAATTGTTATATGCGTTGCAGGGATTACATCACGCCAGACCTCTATCTGGTGTGGGCACTGCTAATGGATTTATCAACAGGTTGTACCCTAACAAGTTATATGGTCAGTATGGAAGCACAGTCAGATCTGGTATGGGCTTTGGTTATGATTCTCGAACAAATGGACGTGGATGGCTGTGTATGGATAACAAGTATAAAAACAGGGGACATGGAAGTGGCTTCTATGGTTATGGTAATGAGAACCTGGATGGCTTGAATGAACTGAATAGGGGACCTAGAGCCAAGGGATCCAAGAACCAGAAGAGCTTTTCTTCCGTGACACTGGCAGTTAAAGGGCAGAATCTTCCTAATGGGGCTAACGGAGAGGAGAAGATTAAGACAAGTGGGACCCCAGATCGCGAACAGTACAACAAAGCAGATTTTCCTGAGGAGTATgcagatgctaagttcttcgTTATTAAGTCCTATAGCGAGGACGATGTCCATAAGAGCATCAAGTACAATGTATGGGCCAGCACCCCAAATGGTAACAAGAAACTTGATGCTGCATATCGGGAGGCTCAGGAAAAAGCTGGTGACTgcccaatttttcttttcttctcggTGAGATATCTGATCAATTGTATAGAATTAGGTCAGTCACTTTCTGTGAATGGTTATCTAATGAAtgtttgaattaaaaaaaaatatgtaggTCAATACCAGTGGGCAGTTTGTTGGTGTCGCAGAAATGATGGGGCCAGTTGACTTCCAAAAGAATGTTGAATACTGGCAGCAGGACAAGTGGAATGGCTGCTTCCCTGTGAAGTGGCACATTGTGAAAGATGTACCGAACAGTTTGTTGAAGCACATTATCCTTGAAAACAACGAGAACAAACCTGTGACCAATAGCAGGGACACTCAAGAGGTATTTGCTCTCATCCTCCGTACTTTATTGTTCATCTTTTCTGTACTCTACATTATATAAGTAGTTATGTGACTTAATCTGCAGGTCAAGCTTGAGCAAGGTCCTAAgatgataaaaatatttaaggAGCACTCCTCCAAAACTTGCCTTCTGGACGATTTTGAGTTCTATGAGAACCGTCAGAAAGCAATCCAGGAGAAGAAGGCCAAGCACCAGCAATACCAGAAGCAGGCAAGACATGCTGGCTCCAATCAGTCTTTAACTTCAGATTCAATCTTACTTTCCCATTTTTGTCAAGCAATGTGCTTTTTTCACTGTTATGTGGGAGAAATTGCTGCTCAGTTAGCCCTCAGTTTCTGGAATTTGTTTCGTGTCTTCCAATCTTGACGCATTAAATCTCTATTTTGGTTTATAAATGCAGGTGTGGGAAGGGAAACTCACGTCTGAAAAGAAAGAGACTGCCAATGGGGAACTGAAATCGCCTAAGTCTTTAGAAGTTTCCTCTGATCCGACCAATGAAAATGCAGCTGCTCTGAGCAACGGGGATCTGAAGGTCCCTGAGGATCCAAAGGCAGTTATTGCAGATAAGGTTATAGCAAATGGAGTTGCAAATGCTTGCTAGCTAAATCACGAGCAAGATGGCGGCAGTTCTCACACCATGTTCAATAGAGTTTGGTCCGAAGCACCTGCTCAATGATTCGTGCCAAGATATTCATGCTGGCCAACTCTCACTATAGTAATACCGCCAGGTGTCTTGCTTTGGGCAATCCGACCTAAGGAGGGTGTGTGAAGTAATCATCATCTAAAAAATATTCTAGCTTGTCGAGGCAGGTGACTTGAAGGAAGGATCCGAGTTCCATTAGTTGTAAGGAGCTGGGGGGTGGGGGGATGTGTTATGTTCCTAGTGGGGGTTTAGATCCTAACCGGGTTTTCGCTTTAGGAGTTTGTGCTGTAGGCTTTTATCTTTATATGGCTTTTCTAAATCGCTTTTGCTCTCTTtgttctttttcccttttactGCCTTGGTGATGAAATTTATCGTCCTTGCTGCATTTGAAGTTAAGACTGCGTGTACTTTCCGTCTTGTAAAAATCCCGATCGACTTGCATTCTAAACAGCTTCACTCTTCTTTGTGAGTGAAAGCTGTTTGTATTTGTAAGAGAAGCCTGAAAGCAAGGTGGGAAAGATATCATTGCATTCTACTTTTATCAAGAAACCAAACCGTCTTCTCCATTTTCCTCTCCTCCTGGACATCCAGTTAATTTCTCCTTTTGCTTTGTGCGGTTGCAATCAAATCCGATTTTGACTCAGCAAGCAATGGCTTGTGAGGATGGGAACTTCTCATATGCATATTACAATGCAGGGCCGAACCAACTTTTGACTttaattttgccaacttgaatTTGATACAATTTATGAGGAAAATTTTTGCAATACCTTATACAATTCAACTGCAGGATTATATTACATTAATACATTCCGAACTCTCCGAAGCTATGGACTTGGAAAGTGTCCCGACCTTGTAATCTATGTTGTGAAGTAAAGTGATCCCCGCCCAGAGTAGTTGGTTGGGTGATCCAAAAGGAGATTAAAATGCATGTGTTCCCTGATTAGATTTCATGTTTCGACGGGCATCTCTTCTGCTACCTCTGGATTCCGAGATGATCGAGCTGCTTCAAGATCCTTGACAAAGGTCCTGAGACATCCATTGATTACTCGAGGTGCTGCTCCATCGCAGAACCGTTTCGCCAAATCAACAGCCTTCAGATATTACATTAAATTCATTGTTAAGTTGAGATACTGAGAAGAAATCTAGGTGTGgggaaaacagaaaaaatgATGCGCAAGAGAGGACTACAACCTCATTGATGACAATTTGGTGCCGAGTTCCAAGCACTGATATCTCAGACATTGCCAAATGGAGAATGCAGAACTCCAGGATCTTGCCTGCTGGTTCATTCTGAAGTAGAAAAACCAAGAATGTTCAGTAGAATATAAGTACACAGAACATGATGGGCGAGAACTGAGCAACTCTCGTGTGAGAGATCATGGACCGATTATCTCAAAGAAGGTAATGCATTCTTAATAAGAAACATTTGACAATGAGAAATATGTTAAATGGCCTGCCCACTTGAAACGATAAGAAATGTCAGCATAATTTCACAAGGCACCACTCAGAGCCATAAGTAAATCTCCTCACTGGTGGATGCCTACTGACATGATCCAGAAATCAACAATTTCATCAAATAGTATCACATTTTCAGTCAGTTGAAGAGAACAAAGAGGAAGAAATGAAACTTATGCAGCTACTTGTCTTAGGTGTTCAACAGCTCATAACTAATAATAATGCATAAAGAAGATGGACAGAGTCGAAAAATGCCTGGAATTTTcgaaagaaaaatatcatgAGGCGACCAGTGAATTATTTGTATGGGAGCAGAGTATATGTGCGACCTTCCAGTTTGGAGGGGCCACTTTGTCGATGACAAGCACGTGACTGTCCCATTGATCAACCATTGCGACTAAAAGTTTCCTCGTAAATCTACAGCAGCAAAAGAACAACTCAAAGGCAGAACCAAGAGTTTCCTCAAGCCAAAGCTCATGAAAGACCACAGTACTTAGAAATGCTATAATTTCCTTTGTAAGGGTAATGTACCTCAATATCAGTTTGCTGTATACCATCTTCGGCGGGGCAGAAAGGACTTCAGCTTCTGTATTCATAAAACAATCAGTTTAGTGTTGACAGATTCTGAAAATATGAAAGAAGCATGGAAACATCCCTTCGGCCCTGTGATTTTGCATCATCACAGAAAAGCTTCAAAGCATGGAGAAAAAGAGCACGGAGAAGCTCTTACTGCCATTTGCGTGAATTAGCGTCCCTTGCATAGGGATAAGTCTGCTAATTCATTCATTACTTTACAAATGAAAAAGATCTCTTTGGAAGGATAAAGATAACAAGGCAGCCGGACGGATTACGACAAAACTTCTAAGCCCGGCAAGCATAGTTAATCGAAATCTAATTCGAATAGGTAGGTCAAATTCTTGCTATAAAGAGAAACTAGCCGAGACAATCCCCAAACAGGGCAGGTTACCACAAAGTTCTTCCTTCATCAAACAAGTACAAACATTTGTTGAATTCAAATTACTCAGCGAAAAGAAACTGCTGccaaataaaaggaaatagcaATTCAGAAAAGGCTGCAGAAACACTTCATTTACCAATGGCAGATTTCTTCTCATCGTTCCGCAGGAGCACGTCAGCTTCTTCCTCTGTGTCAGTCGTAACAGGAGGGCCACCGAAGCTCATGTGGTTGTACTCCAACAGCGATGCCTTGTCGAATTCATAACCTGGCTCTGAACGCGTGCATTCATCCCCCCAGAAACAGTCAGATGACGACTCAGCGGATTCAAAGGAATAGCACAATTCAACATTATTCGAGCATACAATATTCCGTAGAGATTACCTCTTCTCATGTTCATCCGCTTCTCGAACAGCCGAACCGGATCAGACCCTTCTAAGCAAGCCGCATAAGAAATCATTCTGACACGACAAGAGCAAACATTCTCATACACAGACCAAGAAAACATTGAGCACAACTTGCCATTATCCTCTGTCCGAGGACAAGAGAAACAGGGGAACTTACAGAGCGAGCTCACGAGCGGCTCTTGGGCTGCAGAACCTGCCGCTCTTATCAATCTTGGGCAGCAAATCCTTGGCAGGGGCGTCGACCGTGTTCCTCGACTTCTCGAACGCTTCCTCCACCGCCAAGACCGAGCTGCGGAGGGAGACCCGCGGGGACGAGACCACCGGCAGGAGGGCCTTCCTCGTGGAGCCCAACTGGGGGCCACCCAGTCTCAGGAACCCGCATGTCGCGTGGAGGGATGAAGAAGACAGAGAGGAAGGAGGGCACTCGATGAGTTGGGTCTTCGAGTAGAAggcagaggaggaagaggaggacgAGGGGGAGCAGCTGAGGAGGGAAGAAGTGCCGGTGACTGCTCTCTCCATCGTCGAAGCTCAGACAGAGCAAAGCGTTGGAAGACGACTCTTATCTGTTCAAGACTGCCCCGTTTTTCAAGAGGGAAAGATATTCGGCGGAAAACCGACAGCGTTTTAGCAAATTCCCAAGATTCAAAAACGTTGTCGTGTCACTGTGTGAGTGTCccgtcttctctctctctctctctctctctctcgctttcGTCTGCCATTAGCATTCGACTTGGAGCTCCAAAGTATCGAACTTTGCTCATAATTAAGCTCCGGTCGTgatctttcttcttttgggCATACAATAGAACATGAAAGATTTCGTCCTTGTCGCATTTCTGGCGCTGTGGAGCACCTTAGTGGTCGTGCCAGCTTCCTCCCTCTCCAAAGACCAATTCCGCGGAATTGCACCCGACGGTCTGTCTGTCTCCACTCATTGCCTCGTTTTGCTCGGATTTCTGCTCGGCGGGTCTTTTTGTTCTGTTGATTTGATCTTGTGGGGCTTTCGAGGATTTGCAGATGAGAAGTATTACAAGTCGTCGGACGTAATCAAATGCAAGGACGGATCCAGGAAATTCACCATAGCTCAGCTCAATGACGACTTCTGCGATTGCCCTGATGGTTCTGATGAACCAGGTTTTGTCTCCACTGCTTATATTGTATAAGATTTTCTTGTTCTACATTATTTCCATGCTGATTGCTGCAGATGGGATTGGTAGCATTCTTGTTTCTGATTTCGTGCTATGGCAGTTGTCTAGATGATGGAACTTGGAACGGCTTTTTGAGACTGTTTTGATTCATGGAGAAGTTTGTAATCCATGTGTCTGAGAATAGTGGAGGTTTCCGAGTGTAATGctgtttttcatcatttttgcACCTCTGCTGATGTCTCTTTGCTTAACCCTGAAAGTGATTTCTCGGGTTTCAGGAACATCGGCATGCCCCAATGGGAAATTCTACTGCAGAAATGCAGGACATGTTCCAGTGATGTTGTTCTCTTCGAGGGTCAATGACGGTATATGCGGTAAGCATTTTTGTGCTGCTATTCCgatctctctttttcttccaaTGGGGAGACGTCTTGGTTTTTGGAGTTATGAGTAATATACCCATAAAACAATACTTCAATGAGTTTTAAAATGACGTAGAATAATGAATACGAATAATTCAATGGAAATCATGCTGCAATCAATGTCCTGGCTCTCGGTAATTATGGAAATTTTATCATGTATACAATTGATATGGATCTAGGATCAGTTTTTGAATGAAGATTTGGTGGATTGATTGTATCACTCTgctgttttattcttttacGAGGTTATATTTATTTGGCTGACTTCTTTTTGAGGTTACTGTTTAACATGTgtaaaggggggaaaaaaaaggtgtCTCATCATATAGTATGGCCTGCATCTAATCTTTTGATAATGACTATATCCTTCTCTATCATTTTTCAAGTTTGTAACTTAAGTGCATTCGCTTTGTGTCTAGACTGCTGTGATGGGAGTGATGAGTATGATGGTAAAGTGAAGTGTTCAAATACATGTTGGGAAGCCGGAAAAGTGGCTAGGGataagttgaagaagaagattgcaACATATCAAGAGGGAGTGACCATTCGCAAGCGAGAAGTTGAACAAGCTAAAATATCTCTGGAGAAAGACAAGCAGGAGCTATCGAGGCTGAAAGATGAGGAGAAGATACTGAAAGGCCTTGTTCAACAGCTTCAAGGTGCGGCTTAGGCTCTTTCCTTGGGTATtagtttttcttaatttagtATTTGTTCTTATATCGTTATGATCGTGTTATAATCGGAAGGTTTGTTCGTGAACAGtcactcacacacacacacaaagcATTAAATACAGTGATTTAATCGAACATAAATTCATTTCATTGCTTATTTTGTAACCAAATTCACGGGCTTCTTTGTTGCCTATAGAATTGATACATTTGCAATCGATCAAACATGTTTTAGATGCTTATTAGAGTACTACAACATATATCTGCTGCTAATCAGTTGAGTGATCATTCAATCTGCTCTGATCTCATTACTTCAATAAACTATGGTTAAAATCAGCGAAATTTGTCTTTGGAATTCGTAAAGAGTTTTGCATTGTCTATGAGCTTATGCTTGTATGAGACAGATGTATCCTCATGCCCTCCTATTGATCATCTTACTATCAATGTTAAGGCTCATTCTTATATTCATGTATCTATACGCATAAATCTGgttgtttgattttaaaagataCATCGTAAAAGAATGTATTTTCTGTATCCCTCATAGAGCGTAAAGAACAAATTGAGAAGGCAGAGGAGAGAGAGCGCCTACAacgagaaaaagaagagaaggaaagaaaagaagctgAGGAGAAAGctgagagggagaggagaaaAACTAATGTGGAAGCTGGGGAGGAGAACAAAGAAGCAGAAATAAGAACTGAAAAGGAGGGCGAAGACACAACAAGTCCAGATAATGATAAAATTGGGCTCCTGGATGATTCCCCCCTTGATCAGGTTAGATTGCTGAATTTTGTTCTAGTTTATTAAGAGGTAATCTAAGCATGCTATAGATATTTCTCTGTGCGTGTTCTTCCCATCTTACAAATTTGGAAAATTAGCATGCTATTTTCAACTGATCAGATTTTATGCATCGTTGGTTGGCCAAATTCAAAGCTGCTTGTCTCTTGATTTCCATAATTTGGCTCAGGAGGTTGTCCATTAATAAGGAATATCTATTTTTCACCCTTATTTTCACCCTTATTTTATGTAAGTGTGCATCCTTTGAAGAAGATGGCTGCTTTTTCATGCTTTTATGACCATTCTCACATTTTCATGCTTTCAACAGCAGAATGAAGTAGACGACTTGCCAAATGAAGGACAAGAGACTGATACTGCTGTAGTTGAAGACCCACATCCTAATGAGGAAGAGCAGGTAAACCTATGTTCCACTTATATAATTTGAGCACATTGTGCTTATGTAGTTTCCCTATCCAATCCCCGAATGCACTTAGCCAAGTATCTGTTTTATATAGCATGCCGATGGAGACAGGGCATCAGTGCCAACTTCTCACAAGAAAGAGCCCGCGGTTGCATCTGAAACTGTTCTTGAAGCTGGAGTGGAACCTTCCGATCAAATCCCAGCTGAGGtgcaatttacttttttagGAACTTCTTGACGGcctatctttttcttttctcctccttctcatttgttttcttcttcctaTTGCTTTTCcctattcttttatatttatgttcTTCTCTTCTGTTCCAAGCTGAATATTAGCAAGATTTCTATTAGTCGTTGACTGGATAAAATCCTAGCATTATGCTTTATCCACTTTATTGAACCATGTATTGATTTCACTGATCTTTTCTGAGCATAAGTTTTTCTAACTATTTTCGCGACACTGAAAATTAGGCCAAGTTGGGCTGATTTTAGGACTGTCGATTGATTCTTCTGGTCCTTTTGTTCTTGATAGTTCTGCATTTTGGCTTTTCTTTGATCTATGTTGATTATTATAGCTGTTATGGAATATACAGGGGATTGTTGCATCTGATAACACCGAGGGCCTTTCAAAGGAAGAATTGGGTCGGTTGGTTGCTTCTCGTTGGACAGGAGAGCAAGTT from Punica granatum isolate Tunisia-2019 chromosome 3, ASM765513v2, whole genome shotgun sequence includes:
- the LOC116201865 gene encoding YTH domain-containing protein ECT4-like; this translates as MAAVAPPADQAADLLQKLSLDAQPKPLEIPEPTKKPTANQYGPVDSANAPNGHIPPYERSLTPLLHDFTDPTMCYLPNGYPSTAYYYGGYDGTGNEWDDFSRYGNAEGVDLTSGFYGDNGSIMYPGYGFAPYGPYSPAASPVPGNEQLYGTQHYHYPSPYFQSLPTSVPNAPNISAPQMEVSTSAPTDQKPLPVETLNGNSNGPKSGGAKGNARSGPLKATHPNSGYNANGSFGIASLPGGIASGYQDVRFGYDGLGSPISWSDGPAFADVQSGRVTNTGMANSISNAKSVPSSRNQNYRPNSHIMGLHHARPLSGVGTANGFINRLYPNKLYGQYGSTVRSGMGFGYDSRTNGRGWLCMDNKYKNRGHGSGFYGYGNENLDGLNELNRGPRAKGSKNQKSFSSVTLAVKGQNLPNGANGEEKIKTSGTPDREQYNKADFPEEYADAKFFVIKSYSEDDVHKSIKYNVWASTPNGNKKLDAAYREAQEKAGDCPIFLFFSVNTSGQFVGVAEMMGPVDFQKNVEYWQQDKWNGCFPVKWHIVKDVPNSLLKHIILENNENKPVTNSRDTQEVKLEQGPKMIKIFKEHSSKTCLLDDFEFYENRQKAIQEKKAKHQQYQKQVWEGKLTSEKKETANGELKSPKSLEVSSDPTNENAAALSNGDLKVPEDPKAVIADKVIANGVANAC
- the LOC116201870 gene encoding uncharacterized protein LOC116201870, with amino-acid sequence MERAVTGTSSLLSCSPSSSSSSSAFYSKTQLIECPPSSLSSSSLHATCGFLRLGGPQLGSTRKALLPVVSSPRVSLRSSVLAVEEAFEKSRNTVDAPAKDLLPKIDKSGRFCSPRAARELALMISYAACLEGSDPVRLFEKRMNMRREPGYEFDKASLLEYNHMSFGGPPVTTDTEEEADVLLRNDEKKSAIEAEVLSAPPKMVYSKLILRFTRKLLVAMVDQWDSHVLVIDKVAPPNWKNEPAGKILEFCILHLAMSEISVLGTRHQIVINEAVDLAKRFCDGAAPRVINGCLRTFVKDLEAARSSRNPEVAEEMPVET